The Tachyglossus aculeatus isolate mTacAcu1 chromosome 12 unlocalized genomic scaffold, mTacAcu1.pri SUPER_6_unloc_2, whole genome shotgun sequence DNA window AAAGTACGGGCCACAGGTTCACTTATAAATATTAAAGTCATCTAAATGAATCGGTTATAAACTAGCTAAAtctgtggctcagtctgggatgtgaGGTTGTTTTTGTTCTTTCACATCACCCCAGCTGCAGTCATGAGGACAGTTCATTTGTGTTTGGTGGAGACTGAATAAGGGGAAGTACTGTATTTACTATTCCAGTGATTCTGGTTAAGACCTAaatataataatcgtggtatttgttcagtgctaactgtgtgccaagcatagaACCAAGCACTTACAAACCTGTTTATAAAAACTgttgcatttgttcagcacttacagtgacaagcactgtactaagataaacaggtctcacctggagctcacagactaagaaggagaGACACCAAGTACTATATCCCCATTCTGAAGAtgagtgcacagagaagttaagcagattgtccaagatcacccagcaggttatatgactgagattagaaaccagattctctggcctccaggcccttgaACTGTACACTAGGCAATGCTCCTTCCAAATAATGACATTGGATAAAGCCAGGCCTAACTCATTTAAGGGTTATGGGATTGCTTGGATCACTTTGTGTGTGAGCCTGCTCCCGGGAGTGCCCAGAGCTGAGCCACAGAATTATTCAATTGATCAATtttagtttttgagtgcttattgtgtacagaacaaaTTAAGCCCTGATTATATGCTCataataaatcaatggaatttactgagcacttcctgtgtgcagatcactttactaagcacttacgagagATAAGTACAAAGACTTTGTAGACACATCCTCTGTCCTGGCTGGCTTGCTGGCTTGATTATTGAAGCAGCAGCATCAATAATCCCACACCAGACCCAACATTAAGAAACTATGAGAAGGTCAGCGGGAAggtcttctcttctcttcacctGGAAAGAATGTCCCACACGCAAAGGGAAGTATTTACAACCTTATTGATTTAGGGTACCACAGCTAGCCTCAGTTCCATTAATTGTGTGAGGATCAAAAAGTGTTCTTGTTCACTGCATAAATCAGTCAGGAAATCTTTTGAGTCAATACTCGTCTCAGCACttccttcacatccttgttccttaGGCTGTAAATCAGAGGGTTCCGCACGGGGATCACCACCATGTATAACACAGACACCACTTTCTTCTTATCCATTGAGTACCTGGAGTTTGGCTGCATATAAATTAACGTCAGAGTCCCATAGAACAGTGTGATGGTGGTCGGATGaaaggcacaggtggagaaagccttgtgtctaccctcagTAAAGGGGATTCTGAGAATTTCAGAGAGTATACGCAGATAGGAGATGACTATGATGGGAATCGTGACTAAAATGATGAAAATTGAAGTGATAGTTTTCAAGATTTGAGCCACTCGGGGGTCAGAACAGGCAAGCTTTAGCAAAGGAGACAAATCACAGTAgaaatgattgatttcatttggCCCACAGAGGGACAAACTAAACACAGAACTTTCAAAAATCATGGCGTTGACACAGCTTCCCACATAGGAAGCCACGACCAGCTGGACATGCACCTTATTGGACATGATGAGCAGATAGAGCAGAGGCCAGCAGATGGCAGAGTAACGATCAAAAGCCATCACTGCTAGTTAGAAGTATTAGTTGGTCCCAAAGGTTGCAGTCACAGCGGACTGAACAGCACAACCCCCAAAAGAAATGGTTCTCTTCCCTTGCAGGAGGTTCTTCAGCATCTTTGGAGTGACTGATGTCAGagagagacaagtggctgaggaaaTAGTACATATGGATGTGCAACTGTGGGGCTGGCCTGGATTAACATAATTATGCCAAGGTTGCCCATCAAGGTGATCATGTAGATCATTAGGAAAAGCCCAGAAAGGATGGATTGTAAGTTTTGGTCATCAGTGAACCCAAGAGAATGAATTATGTTACCAAAGTGCCATTTCCAGCCTCCATTAGAGTCTTCCCTTTCATCTGTTGTGAAAGGAGAATGTAGTTGTTGTCCTTCCATAGTGGTAGTGTGGCAAAGACTAtttaaaagaggggagagacctGGCATCAAAATGATTAATAGTGTAATGACCAGGTTCTCCATGATGGTAACAATATAGATATTCAGAAACGGCACAGAAATGACCTGCAGCTCCCTGTCTACGGTTAATCCTAAAAGAAAGAATGTGAGAGCTATTGTTGTCTAAATGTTTATCTGAGATTATGAGAGGCagaatggcttattggaaagagcacgggcttgggagtcagaggttgtgggttctaatccctactccactacttgtcagtcacaacttctctgttcctcagtttcctcatctgtaaaatgaggatgaagaatgtgagccccacatgggactgcctgattaccttgtatctaccccagcgcttagaacagagcttggcccatagtaagcactgaacaaatgccaccattattataatttttgtcTCCTAAAACAGAACTGAAGATGGAACAAGTCTTATCCACACGGAGTCACCAGAATGATTAGAAAACCAAAACACAACAGAGAGACCCAAACAATCCCACTCGATTGACTGAAACATTTTGAAGAATAAAATCCTTGCAATTCAAAATCCTTGCACTTCTTACACACTGGCTTCAGATTCCACTTTATTCTTAACCAACTAACTGTGTCAGAATTACAGTGATTTTCCTTTAGCCTAGGAAAGTTTAGAGGAATGTTTTTCAAAGTAGCTCAGCTGAGGCAagtgaatgaaaataaaatgtcCTGAGTCAAGATCTCTGAAATGCTGAAAATAATGTCCTGTTTGGAATTaaggaaaatatttgaaatgcaatacattttttaaaacttAGCTTTGAAATACGAATTCCTTTTTTCCATGCATTTCCCATCCTATTCTCTCCTACTCTTACCTCTGTTTACCTGATTTCCTCCATCTTTGATAAAGTGATTATGGAGTCTCTGATGCAGCCTCCCGTCAAGATAAACAGATGAATCTCAGTCTTCAGACTTCGAAATAATTGTTGGTGAATCAACTGGTAATAGCAGTGAGTGAGCAAGAAGCAGTAAGAGAAGCACTGGTGCACTGTTGCTAAAATATATACCATAGGTAGAGCATGAAAAATACTGGTAACGTAACTCTCACATGTTTGTGTGAGAACAGAGCTCCTATGAACCTGCAGGTACACATCAAATTGATTCATAAAGGAAATAGCATTCTCTATTTTCTACAACTAAAGTTAAAATCCTTAACTGAAATCCTGTTAAAGGTCTTGAACATGTAATCTCCTCGGGATGTTTGCTAAAGTCTCCCCTCTCTGCAGAAGTGGTGAACTTCCAATCACTTTCAGAGACATTGGTCACAATTAGATGGAAAGGAATTGAATACATTTCATACTCTTCAGAAGAAAGAAAGGACCCAAACTCCATTTAGATCAAACACTCGTCATACCTAGGAGTACATAAACCACAAGCTGTTGAATCTTGCACACCACTAATCCTATTCACAGACACCCTACCTATTCCCATGAATACCGTGAAAGCAGAAGTCTGAGATGaccaaatggaaaggaaaatgttACCCAATCATCAAAGTATTGCTTTTATCGATTCTGAGAAAGTCCTTGAGAACTGAAGATATTTATTCATACTCTACCAGGTGGCATTAGGGGATTGAATTCCTAGATATTTTGATAGATTTTTTTGTCCTGGAAACCATAGAGAATCTTAAATTTGCTTTTATTATCTTGGGATTAAGTGTAATAAGAAAAACAAGATGTAGGTATGGGAAGGATATTGCTATTCATATGCTGTGGAGTAGAAAAATGAAGCAGAGTAGGTGTTTATCACCCATTAGTTAGGCATACTTCATTTTCTCACAACGTACCTCGAGTTTATTCTTGACTTTGTAATAAACCTCAGGTACATTAGTCAGTGAGGCAGAGCTTGAATTCTCTTGAGTTTACCTATTTAAGTTTCACTTTGTGCATTATCATCTTCCTCTTAGACCACTTTTTATGTATGGTCCTGAGGGGCCTGGGAAGGTGCTCAGTGCAGGTttttccatccttcccctctgtgGATATTCATTTACACATCAattcttccattttactctttccctTGGTTTTTCCTCTAGTACTGATCCCCCTCACAGTGGTCTtttatcagtctatcaatcaatctatcaattgtatgtattaagcatttactgtgtactgagcactgtagtacgtttttgggaaaatacaagacaatAAAGTAGATAGATAGGAACCCTGCCATCTCTTCTTTATTTGCATATTTTATTATGTTCAATTTCTTTTCCTCTGGTTAATTCATTAGAACCTCCAGAAAGTTTAATGTCAGAATAGTTGCCAAACTGAATAAAACTCCAATTACCTACCATTTGAACCCAATTTTCTCTATAAGCAATCCTACAGGAAAGACATCAAATCCTTCAAATGTGGGGTGAGAGaatggtattaattaattattattataattaataatgatatttattgagcacctaggaaGTTCAAAGTgccataccaagcacttggaaaagtatacaaaaagagtacaatattaactcTAAGTAAGTAAGAGCTGTGTTAGAACCTTGAGACGCGGGTATCAGGTGCAATGAAGCAATCACATAATCTGATTGAATTTTGTTGGTTAAGGTGGTCAGGTGGGGTGGACCTGTCCAGAGCAGATCCATGTAACCAAGAGGCAGCAGATAGTATAGTACCAATTAAATCCTCTAGGGTTAGAAGCggttctttttttcctctaggGAGGCAGTTTTTGAGAAAAGCACTAGGCCATTAAGCCCCTTTCAGAGGTCAGCCTGAAGGCTAGATGATGTTGGGAGGTTCCCTTCATGGACTGTAAAAgcttctcctctagtctgtaaactccttgttgtcagaaaacatgtctaccaattcctgttgtattgttttttctgaagtgcaacatggctcagtggaaagagcacgggccttggagtcagaggtcatgagttcaaatccctgctcagccaattgtcagctctgtgactttgggcaagtcacttaacttctctgtgcctcagttacatcatctgtaaaatggggatgaaaactgtgagccccccgtgagacaacccgatcaccttgtaacctccccagcgcttagaacagtgcattgcacatagtaagagcactgaataaatgccatcattattacagtgctttgcacacagtaactgcttaataaatagagaaacagaatggcatagtggatagagcatgggccagggagtcagaaggtcatggattctaaccccagtaccaccagttgtcttctgtgtgaccttgggcaagtcacctcacttctctgggcctcaattgcct harbors:
- the LOC119921262 gene encoding olfactory receptor 491-like; the encoded protein is MAFDRYSAICWPLLYLLIMSNKVHVQLVVASYVGSCVNAMIFESSVFSLSLCGPNEINHFYCDLSPLLKLACSDPRVAQILKTITSIFIILVTIPIIVISYLRILSEILRIPFTEGRHKAFSTCAFHPTTITLFYGTLTLIYMQPNSRYSMDKKKVVSVLYMVVIPVRNPLIYSLRNKDVKEVLRRVLTQKIS